One genomic region from Nostoc sphaeroides encodes:
- a CDS encoding transglutaminase-like domain-containing protein — MSFALPTLTVSQMFGQKTIRPLTAATLCGITFIKDRLIAIDSINGYLLEIDPTSDNSKIINPHQVKEFTDVTGLAAWEDTLWVSRENSVYLCNLNALGLEHFVTLPYPADGVAVWETTVYVSSQRLGYILIYDRETRKEITRFYAPGVGIENLAVTQEMLWICDRTEQSVYAMDRATGELQFSVLTPFECPTGIAIHKNDETGKESIYVAYASEEAYIRDNPNADPSHELTFRDRTFIHPLYYHYDPDKRYALSNGYLIEMSYAEEIAPLDEVYLPEVEWRIALPSETERQKVKHVEPIGIPFTEEVIDGQRVAVFKFDSLAPGERHIFGWKALLEVRGIKYRITPRDVEDIPELSPELETRYLVDDDDLAMDTTIVRRAAREAIGSETNVLRKMHSIRNYVYDELSYGIKPYIDTPDTVLERGVGSCGEYVGVLLALSRLNGIPCRTVGRYKCPPHSDLVGVPLQPDFNHVWLEFYVPNFGWLPMESNPDDIGEGGPYPTRFFMGLCWYHIEIGKGITFETVTSQGERLTKEDIPIGDLAINHIRFTILKELPPF; from the coding sequence ATGAGTTTTGCACTCCCCACTTTGACCGTTAGCCAGATGTTTGGGCAAAAGACAATTCGACCGCTTACTGCTGCTACCCTGTGTGGCATTACTTTCATTAAAGACAGACTGATTGCCATTGACAGTATTAATGGGTATCTACTAGAAATTGATCCCACCTCTGACAACAGCAAAATTATTAATCCCCATCAAGTTAAAGAATTTACTGATGTCACTGGTCTAGCTGCGTGGGAAGATACCCTGTGGGTGAGCCGAGAAAATAGTGTTTACTTGTGCAATCTCAATGCTTTGGGTCTGGAACATTTTGTGACATTGCCTTATCCTGCTGACGGCGTTGCTGTTTGGGAAACAACAGTTTATGTCAGCAGCCAAAGGCTAGGCTACATTCTGATTTATGACCGCGAAACGCGAAAAGAGATTACCAGGTTTTATGCCCCAGGCGTTGGGATAGAGAATTTAGCAGTCACCCAGGAAATGCTGTGGATTTGCGATCGCACCGAACAATCAGTTTATGCAATGGATAGAGCCACCGGAGAACTTCAATTCAGTGTTCTGACACCCTTTGAATGTCCTACAGGTATAGCAATCCATAAAAATGACGAAACAGGCAAAGAAAGTATTTACGTTGCCTACGCCTCAGAGGAGGCTTATATCCGAGATAACCCAAATGCCGATCCGAGTCATGAGTTAACATTCCGCGATCGCACTTTTATTCACCCCCTGTATTATCATTACGATCCAGATAAGCGCTATGCCCTCTCTAATGGCTATCTGATTGAAATGTCTTATGCTGAGGAAATTGCCCCCTTAGACGAGGTTTATTTACCTGAGGTCGAATGGCGCATCGCCTTACCATCGGAAACAGAGCGGCAAAAGGTGAAACACGTTGAACCTATTGGTATACCTTTTACCGAAGAAGTGATAGATGGGCAACGTGTAGCAGTCTTTAAATTTGATTCTCTTGCTCCAGGTGAACGGCATATATTTGGCTGGAAAGCTCTTTTGGAAGTTCGCGGTATTAAGTATCGCATCACACCCAGAGATGTAGAAGATATACCTGAACTATCCCCAGAATTAGAAACACGCTACCTAGTGGATGACGACGATTTAGCAATGGATACTACCATTGTTCGCCGTGCCGCCAGAGAAGCGATCGGTTCTGAAACCAATGTGCTGCGGAAAATGCACAGCATCCGTAACTACGTCTATGATGAGTTGTCCTACGGTATTAAACCTTACATTGACACGCCAGATACAGTTTTAGAACGGGGCGTTGGTTCCTGTGGCGAATATGTCGGCGTTTTACTTGCCCTATCCCGTTTAAATGGCATCCCCTGCCGCACCGTAGGTAGGTACAAATGCCCTCCCCATAGTGACTTAGTAGGAGTGCCGCTACAACCCGACTTTAATCATGTTTGGTTGGAGTTCTACGTCCCAAATTTTGGCTGGTTGCCAATGGAATCAAATCCCGATGATATAGGTGAAGGTGGCCCTTATCCGACGCGCTTTTTTATGGGCTTATGCTGGTATCACATTGAAATTGGCAAAGGTATCACCTTTGAAACCGTGACAAGTCAAGGTGAGCGGCTAACTAAAGAAGATATCCCCATCGGCGATTTGGCGATAAATCATATCCGGTTCACAATTCTTAAAGAGTTACCGCCTTTTTAA